The Lycium barbarum isolate Lr01 chromosome 10, ASM1917538v2, whole genome shotgun sequence genome includes a region encoding these proteins:
- the LOC132613900 gene encoding uncharacterized protein LOC132613900, translated as MLKLKPLILYSPSVRPQHALLTQSSSLPLLPTRRGLIQRSFCASMESNTTVVKLKPIEATPESFKEFGQVIQASPDGEKFGPSDAQLDLSRGIPRFYIMQLKDRSLRFSNITHHANVTQCLGSIGGNVWYLGVAKPSIVDPTDVKGSDIVQSHCGHFYVPPAVDEVQAFRISGPKFIKLNHGTWHAGPLFTDDKMDFYNLELNNTNVVDHTTHDFIKKNGVVFVLHD; from the exons ATGCTGAAATTGAAGCCATTGATATTATATTCGCCATCTGTTAGGCCACAACATGCACTGCTCACACAATCTTCGTCTCTTCCTCTATTGCCTACTCGGCGTGGCTTAATCCAGCGTTCTTTTTGTGCATCAATGGAATCTAATACGACAGTGGTAAAGCTGAAACCCATAGAAGCAACCCCAGAAAGTTTTAAAGAGTTTGGTCAGGTAATTCAGGCCTCCCCTGATGGGGAAAAGTTTGGTCCGAGTGATGCTCAGCTTGACTTGAGTCGTGGCATTCCCAG GTTTTACATTATGCAGCTTAAAGATCGATCGCTCAGATTTTCTAATATAACACATCATGCCAATGTGACCCAATGTCTTGGATCAATTGGCGGCAATGTGTGGTATCTTGGAGTTGCTAAGCCATCTATTGTGGATCCAACTGATGTCAAGGGTAGTGATATTGTGCAGTCACATTGTGGGCACTTTTATGTGCCTCCTGCTGTTGATGAAGTGCAGGCTTTCAGAATTTCAGGTCCTAAGTTTATAAAGCTGAATCATGGTACATGGCATGCTGGCCCATTATTTACAGATGACAAGATGGACTTCTACAATCTCGAGCTCAACAATACTAAT GTGGTTGATCACACAACGCATGACTTCATCAAGAAGAATGGTGTTGTTTTCGTACTGCATGATTAG
- the LOC132615694 gene encoding uncharacterized protein LOC132615694: MGSSEGLRATLMVYRNLLKAVEKHIGKEEHRVHFTDFIREEFRKKRSPNDPSFVQQKVKLAQNYTYLLNSVHHHKDLLFSYNIAVDRTNEMTKVLGKSAASVGLRLPEVYQS, encoded by the exons ATGGGGTCTTCTGAAGGTTTAAGAGCTACACTAATGGTGTATAGAAATCTACTAAAAGCAGTGGAAAAGCATATAGGGAAGGAAGAACACAGGGTTCATTTCACTGACTTCATCAGGGAAGAGTTCAGGAAGAAGAGAAGTCCAAACGACCCTTCTTTTGTCCAGCAAAAAGTTAAGCTTGCTCAAAATTATACTTACCTTCTCAACAGTGTCCACCATCATAAG GACTTATTATTTTCTTACAACATTGCAGTGGATAGAACCAATGAGATGACGAAAGTGCTGGGTAAATCTGCTGCAAGTGTGGGTCTCCGCCTTCCTGAAGTTTATCAGTCTTGA